TCATCGCTTTACCTCACCCTCGACAAAGGAGGCGTTAACCCTGAGCTGGCTCTGCAACTGGCATCCCTGTATGCGTGGACCATCGATTTTTACCGCATTCAGAAAGGAGACAGGGTAAAGGTTGTTTTCACCGAGAAATACGTGGACGATGAGCGCGCCGGTTTGGGAGAAGTGATTGCTTCCAATTTTGAGCACAACGGAAAAGATTTTCTGGCCTTTCGGTTTGTGCAGGACAGTATTCCGGATTATTTCGATGAAGAAGGAAACAGTTTGCGCAAAGCTTTCCTTAAGATGCCGCTCAAGTACGGGCGCTTAACCAGCGGCTATACGCAGCGTCGTTTTCACCCTGTACAGAAGCGCTTCAAGGCTCATCTCGGAACGGATTACGCGGCCCCTACCGGTACACCCATCCTGGCGGTGGGAGATGGAGTGGTGGTTGAATCTGCCTTTAAGCAGTACAATGGTAACTACGTAAAAATACGACACAACAGCACGTACAGCACTCAGTACCTGCATATGAGCAAGAGAATGGTGAAAGCGGGCGAGTACGTGCGACAGGGGCAGACCATAGGTTTGGTGGGAAGTACGGGTTTGGCAACCGGGCCGCACGTTTGTTTCCGTTTCTGGAAAAACGGCCAGCAGGTAGATCACCGAAGAGAAGAATTTCCGCCTTCTGAACCCATCACTCCCGAAAACATGGTGCGGTTTCAGCAACATATACAAGAGCTTAAGCCGAGGGTGGAATGGATGCCCGCCGAAGATTCTCTGGTAGCAGGTGCCGATTGAGGCAACCCCCGCCAATTGCTGCGTTATAGGCATACCAATCATTATTCATGTACGCAATCTTCGACGCCGAATCAAACATGCCATCGCAATACGCGATTGCTGTGGATGTCCACCCAACGGACAACGCGTTGCTGATTAACATGGACTTTGAACACCCTCTTGAACTGGAAGTTGACCTCCGCGATCACAAACGCAACTCACTGTATGCAGACTGCCAAAACCATGACTCAGGAGCATACCGATTGGAGCTGCCGAGTTTTGAGGTTTCTTCCTACACCCTTCGATTTTCAGAATCCTCAGGTAAATTTTACCGGGTCTTTCGCATTATGAAGGCTTTTTGTTGACACTCCTTGCTATTAACCAACCAGAAAAAGGGGTTCCGCTTGCGGGGCCTTTTTTTTTGACTGTTTGAGCGCGTGATGGTCGTCGCACGATGCTTTTGTGCGGCATGTAAAACAGGTAAGGCTTTTACGGAGTGCTTCTTCGTTAAACAAAGCCAAAAGGTGGAGTGCTTTAAGTGGTTCGTCGAAAAAACACGCCTTCATTTGCCCGTGCTGACCTAATCCCTGTACCTTGCTTTTGGTTTTCACAGGATTGTGTGCATAAATAGGCAATGCCGCTCCTGCCAAGGCCGTTAAATGGGTAACTTTATCCCAATTGAAGCACATGAAACGATACTTGTTTGCAGGCTTGATTGTGTCGCTGTTAGCACCTCTTTCCGGGTGGGGGCAGGGATGTAATTCGCCGCTGAGCATCTGTCAATCCGACGGTTCTGCGCCGTACAACACCTACGAAGGAACCCTTACCCCGCTGCCCGGAGATTTTTGCTTTGCTCCGGTCAATATCATCTTTATTGCTTTTAACACGCTATCTCAGGATTACATTACTTCGGCCGGCGTGAATTTTCAGGGTAATGCCCAAATCCAGATTTCAGGACTCAACTGCGATACCACCCAATTCGGTACAGTTGCCATATCTGCAGGAGTTGCCGCCGCGGGTAACCCGTGTATCGCCAACTCATACGGCCCCGCTATAGATTGTGTGCCGCCCACACTAGATGACAATCTTACACTCACGCTCTCCGGCCTGCTGCCCGATACCACCTACTATCTCATCATCAACACAGAGGTCATTGAAAACTCCACGGCCTTTAATTGTGACTTCGATGTGCAGATTACAGGGCCAGCCGTGCAGTACAACCTCGGGGCTACAGCCACGCCTCAAACCATTATCAACGGACAAACATCCACCCTTAATGCCAACAGTGGCTTTAACAATTATGAGTGGTCTGGCGGGGATCTTGCAGAGCCCACTGAGGGGCAGAGTATTGGAGTATCACCGGATGTGGAAGCAGGAGATTTTGTGTACACCGTAACCGCTGATGTGGACGGCTGCGAACAGTCTGCTCAGGTGCTGGTGACTGTTCAAATCCCCATCACAGTGTTCAACACGTTTACGCCCAACGGCGATGGCTTTAACGATCAGTGGATTATTCAGGGAATAGACCGCTTCCCGGATGCCGAGGTGCTGGTTTATAGTCGCTGGGGTCAGTTGGTGTACCGATCAAGAAACTTTACCGGGTGGGACGGCGGCAACCTACCCACCGCGGTGTATTATTACGTGATTGATTTAAACCCGTTGGGCTTTGATACCCGACCCATAACAGGATCTGTAACCCTTGTCCGATGAGAGTATTTCTCGTATGTGCATTCGTGTTGGTGGCACCGGTTGTGATAGCACAGCAAATTGGGCAATACACGCATTTTCCCTTCAATTACTTTCACCTTAACCCAGCCGTTGCGGGTACCACCAAATGTCCGGATATCAGGTTGGGTTACCGCCATCAGTGGCTGGGTTTTGAAAACGACCCGCGCACGGCTTTCGCCAGTGTTCATGGCTCATTGGGCGGTAAAAACAAGTTGAACAAGAGCAAGCACGGAATAGGCGCATTTGTAGAGGCTGATCAAACCGGACCGCTCAGCAGAACGGCGCTGTACTTCGCCTATGCTTATCACTTTCAA
This region of Cryomorphaceae bacterium genomic DNA includes:
- a CDS encoding gliding motility-associated C-terminal domain-containing protein, with protein sequence MKRYLFAGLIVSLLAPLSGWGQGCNSPLSICQSDGSAPYNTYEGTLTPLPGDFCFAPVNIIFIAFNTLSQDYITSAGVNFQGNAQIQISGLNCDTTQFGTVAISAGVAAAGNPCIANSYGPAIDCVPPTLDDNLTLTLSGLLPDTTYYLIINTEVIENSTAFNCDFDVQITGPAVQYNLGATATPQTIINGQTSTLNANSGFNNYEWSGGDLAEPTEGQSIGVSPDVEAGDFVYTVTADVDGCEQSAQVLVTVQIPITVFNTFTPNGDGFNDQWIIQGIDRFPDAEVLVYSRWGQLVYRSRNFTGWDGGNLPTAVYYYVIDLNPLGFDTRPITGSVTLVR